From the Desulfovibrio legallii genome, one window contains:
- a CDS encoding tetratricopeptide repeat protein, whose protein sequence is MTQRYRSAARLPAPPLRLAPRVLALLLALTLPLGLLTPPVAAAPSITVPSVETPTVTPPVAANAAAPRTPASAVPKPPHVGDTPAPAVPTAALPAQPPRQVAVPAPAAPRFVAVQSPTAPQKPASGKKRAARQKRSKAAKAGTAAGAAATAAAAENAATPAENQTTRPAPATPAEAAVQAYAKGDYAAARRIWEKLAAAGDGLAMNNLGVLYDQGQGVEPDMGRALHWFAQAAKSGDPAGMSNYGRMLEQGRGIPASPEEAARWFDLAARKGQPVAQYNLGMLYELGRGVPKDLKAAAAWYSRAAAQQQTEALSRLGQLCRLGLGVPKNRSRATLLLYAAAMQGEPGAVRALEEMAAEEPSRPAAVLLGLRLDATDRPAVREALRRAGATPKREDDAHICDIYAAERVAPGAVQLAACYGPGDPAPLGFLELDYLAPNKKTAAQIVGMVSRRMGPPSASEGEDAHLWNLGTVVVATRYEPARRLMSLMYMAPKVYHLTRQD, encoded by the coding sequence ATGACCCAGCGTTACCGTTCTGCCGCCCGCCTGCCGGCCCCGCCGCTCCGGCTTGCGCCGCGCGTTCTGGCCCTGCTCTTGGCCCTGACGCTGCCCCTGGGCTTGCTGACGCCCCCTGTGGCGGCCGCGCCCAGCATAACCGTTCCCTCCGTGGAGACGCCCACGGTAACGCCCCCTGTGGCGGCCAACGCCGCCGCGCCCCGCACACCTGCGTCGGCCGTGCCCAAGCCTCCGCATGTTGGGGACACGCCCGCTCCGGCCGTGCCCACAGCCGCCCTGCCCGCCCAACCGCCGCGCCAGGTCGCCGTGCCCGCCCCGGCCGCGCCCCGATTCGTTGCGGTGCAAAGCCCCACCGCGCCGCAAAAGCCCGCTTCCGGCAAAAAGCGCGCCGCGCGCCAGAAGCGGAGCAAGGCCGCCAAGGCCGGAACCGCCGCGGGAGCCGCCGCCACGGCCGCTGCCGCCGAAAACGCCGCCACCCCGGCGGAAAACCAGACAACGCGCCCCGCGCCCGCCACCCCGGCGGAAGCAGCCGTGCAGGCCTACGCCAAGGGCGACTACGCCGCGGCCCGCCGCATTTGGGAAAAGCTGGCCGCCGCGGGCGACGGCCTGGCCATGAACAATCTGGGCGTACTCTACGACCAAGGCCAGGGCGTGGAGCCGGACATGGGCCGCGCCCTGCACTGGTTCGCTCAGGCGGCCAAGTCCGGCGACCCCGCCGGCATGAGCAACTACGGCCGCATGCTGGAGCAGGGGCGGGGCATTCCCGCCAGCCCGGAAGAGGCCGCCCGCTGGTTTGACCTGGCCGCGCGCAAGGGCCAGCCCGTGGCCCAGTACAATCTGGGCATGCTCTACGAGCTGGGGCGCGGCGTGCCCAAGGATCTCAAGGCCGCAGCCGCCTGGTACAGCCGGGCGGCGGCCCAGCAGCAGACCGAGGCGCTCTCCCGCCTGGGGCAGCTCTGCCGCCTGGGCCTGGGGGTGCCCAAAAACCGTTCCCGCGCCACGCTCCTGCTCTATGCCGCCGCCATGCAGGGCGAACCTGGGGCCGTGCGCGCCCTGGAGGAAATGGCCGCCGAAGAGCCCTCCCGGCCCGCCGCCGTACTCCTGGGCCTGCGCCTGGACGCCACAGACCGCCCGGCCGTGCGCGAGGCCCTGCGCCGCGCGGGCGCAACGCCCAAGCGCGAGGACGACGCCCACATCTGCGACATCTACGCCGCCGAGCGCGTGGCCCCCGGCGCGGTACAGCTGGCCGCGTGCTACGGCCCCGGCGATCCCGCGCCCCTCGGCTTTCTGGAGCTGGACTATCTGGCCCCCAACAAAAAAACCGCCGCGCAGATCGTGGGCATGGTCAGCCGACGCATGGGGCCGCCCTCGGCCAGCGAAGGCGAGGACGCCCACCTCTGGAATCTGGGTACGGTGGTGGTGGCCACCCGCTATGAGCCTGCCCGCCGCCTCATGAGCCTTATGTACATGGCGCCCAAGGTCTACCACCTGACCAGGCAGGACTGA
- a CDS encoding MBOAT family O-acyltransferase: MLFNSYSFLLLFLPLLLLSWRLAAAYAPARLGLVLLLFSVVFYGLWGLPFLVLLAAILGMNYMFAQALAPDPAGAAQTPEGAAACPAGEGPAACPRCRLSRRALLVTALICNLLPLLWFKYSGFLAHNLAALLHVQLQFTPPGLPLGISFYTFIQIAWLVSVYRGQVQPAGLGRHLLFSSCFPYVISGPIVRYEQLGPQLDALHGSTPEGLARGFSLFAIGLAKKVLLADTLALWADAVFNAAEKGFPLSGAEAWLGSFCYSFQLYFDFSGYTDMALGLGLMLGLRLPENFDSPYKSTGIVDFWRRWHITLGAWLRDFLYIPLGGNRHGKLKQYRNLFLTMLIGGAWHGAGWTFIIWGALHGAMLSVNHFFRARIKGRPLERIMAAPPLRLCCIVLTFFCLNLCWVVFRATSIEGAWRVCSAMFRGPFTRVAAGLDPDLSGLTGLAALTARWLPNNYFQGWQPLALIALCFVLVWAFPNTGEMLHGRRDGSLPRPAWRPTAGWATGLAVLAFAALILVSRKATFLYFQF, encoded by the coding sequence ATGCTATTCAATTCCTACAGCTTTCTGCTGCTTTTTCTGCCGCTGCTGCTGCTTTCCTGGCGGCTTGCGGCCGCCTACGCCCCGGCCCGCCTGGGGCTGGTGCTGCTGCTCTTTTCCGTCGTCTTTTACGGGCTCTGGGGCCTGCCCTTTCTGGTGCTTCTGGCGGCCATTCTGGGCATGAACTACATGTTTGCCCAGGCGCTTGCGCCGGATCCCGCCGGGGCTGCGCAAACGCCGGAAGGCGCTGCGGCCTGCCCCGCGGGCGAGGGGCCCGCCGCCTGCCCGCGCTGCCGCCTCAGCCGCCGGGCCCTGCTGGTCACGGCCCTGATCTGCAACCTGCTGCCTCTGCTCTGGTTCAAGTATTCGGGCTTTTTGGCCCATAATCTTGCGGCCTTGCTGCATGTGCAGCTGCAGTTCACGCCGCCGGGCCTGCCGCTGGGCATCTCCTTCTACACCTTCATCCAGATCGCCTGGCTGGTAAGCGTTTACCGGGGCCAGGTGCAGCCCGCCGGTCTGGGGCGGCACCTGCTGTTTTCCTCCTGCTTTCCTTACGTCATTTCCGGGCCCATCGTGCGCTATGAGCAGCTGGGCCCACAGCTGGACGCCCTGCACGGCTCCACCCCGGAAGGACTGGCCAGGGGCTTCAGCCTGTTTGCCATCGGGCTGGCCAAAAAAGTTCTGCTGGCCGATACCCTGGCCCTCTGGGCCGACGCTGTGTTCAATGCGGCGGAAAAGGGTTTTCCCTTGAGCGGGGCCGAAGCCTGGCTGGGCTCGTTCTGCTACTCCTTTCAGCTTTATTTCGACTTTTCCGGCTACACGGACATGGCCTTGGGCCTGGGCCTCATGCTGGGCCTGCGCCTGCCGGAAAACTTTGATTCGCCCTACAAATCCACGGGCATTGTGGATTTCTGGCGGCGCTGGCACATCACCCTGGGCGCGTGGCTGCGCGATTTTCTCTACATCCCGCTGGGCGGCAACCGCCACGGCAAGCTCAAACAATACCGCAACCTCTTTCTGACCATGCTCATCGGCGGAGCCTGGCACGGCGCGGGCTGGACTTTCATTATCTGGGGCGCGCTGCACGGGGCCATGCTCAGCGTCAACCACTTCTTCCGCGCCCGCATCAAGGGCCGTCCCCTGGAGCGCATCATGGCCGCGCCGCCCTTGCGGCTCTGCTGCATTGTCCTCACCTTTTTCTGCCTCAACCTCTGCTGGGTGGTCTTTCGCGCCACGAGCATCGAAGGGGCCTGGCGCGTCTGCAGCGCCATGTTCCGCGGCCCCTTTACCCGCGTCGCGGCCGGGCTGGATCCGGACCTCTCCGGCCTTACGGGGCTGGCGGCCCTGACGGCGCGCTGGCTGCCCAACAACTACTTTCAGGGCTGGCAGCCCCTGGCCCTCATCGCCCTCTGCTTTGTGCTGGTCTGGGCCTTCCCCAACACCGGAGAAATGCTCCACGGCCGCCGTGATGGCTCCCTGCCCCGTCCGGCCTGGCGGCCCACCGCCGGCTGGGCCACGGGTCTGGCGGTGCTGGCCTTTGCGGCGCTGATCCTGGTTTCGCGCAAGGCCACCTTCCTCTACTTTCAATTCTAG
- a CDS encoding integration host factor subunit alpha, whose translation MKKTLTKADIVEAIYEETDKNRVDVKNVVEKLLDIMKTAIKKDRALLISGFGKFECYDKASRKGRNPKTDETITLPPRKVMVFRLSRKFRAEINA comes from the coding sequence ATGAAAAAAACCCTGACCAAAGCGGACATCGTGGAGGCCATTTACGAAGAAACGGACAAAAACCGCGTTGACGTAAAAAACGTGGTTGAGAAGCTGCTGGACATTATGAAAACCGCCATCAAGAAGGATCGCGCCCTGCTCATCAGCGGCTTCGGCAAATTCGAGTGCTATGACAAAGCCTCCCGCAAAGGGCGCAATCCCAAAACCGACGAAACCATAACCCTGCCACCGCGCAAGGTTATGGTCTTTCGCCTTTCCCGCAAATTCCGCGCGGAGATCAACGCCTGA
- a CDS encoding radical SAM protein: MNKPLAPGARPSPPAPAAPPAWRRVLPWPGRGPRPEAPVFPLFLPFQGCPVRCVFCAQDVQTGHCPSSDPLAEARAVLHTAETALAARAARGLPPVELAFYGGTFTALPQAAYQACLHWVGAVMARGWATAFRCSTRPDRVDAAGLAALRAAGCRSVELGVQSFADAALAMARRGYTGRQALAACALVREAGLGLTVQLLPGMPGHSPADFAADVAQSLAAGAAALRFYPCLVLRGTALAAMWQAGLYRPWPLEVTLEALAAAWLRARRAGASVIRMGLAQEQGLEAAVLDGPRHPALGARVQARALFLAVERALRDAGCGGEVFALEAPKACQGCFWGHKGELRPAWDALGLRSLRFAPREGLLLEGLP, translated from the coding sequence ATGAACAAGCCCCTCGCCCCAGGGGCACGGCCTTCTCCTCCGGCCCCCGCGGCCCCTCCGGCCTGGCGTCGCGTCCTGCCCTGGCCTGGCCGCGGGCCCAGGCCGGAGGCCCCCGTATTCCCCCTGTTTTTGCCCTTTCAGGGCTGCCCCGTGCGCTGCGTGTTCTGCGCGCAGGACGTGCAGACCGGGCATTGCCCGTCATCCGACCCTCTGGCCGAGGCCAGGGCCGTGCTGCACACGGCGGAGACGGCCCTGGCCGCCCGTGCGGCCAGGGGCCTGCCCCCGGTAGAGCTGGCCTTTTACGGCGGCACGTTTACGGCTTTGCCGCAGGCAGCCTACCAGGCATGCCTGCACTGGGTCGGCGCCGTTATGGCGCGGGGCTGGGCCACGGCCTTTCGCTGCTCCACCAGGCCCGACAGGGTGGATGCCGCTGGGCTGGCCGCCCTGCGCGCCGCGGGCTGCCGGTCTGTGGAGCTGGGGGTGCAGAGCTTTGCCGATGCGGCCCTGGCGATGGCGCGGCGGGGCTATACGGGGCGGCAGGCGCTGGCGGCCTGCGCCCTGGTGCGGGAAGCGGGCCTGGGCCTCACCGTGCAGTTGCTGCCGGGCATGCCCGGTCACAGCCCTGCGGATTTTGCAGCCGATGTGGCGCAAAGCCTTGCGGCGGGGGCGGCAGCGCTGCGCTTTTACCCCTGCCTGGTGCTGCGCGGCACGGCCCTGGCCGCCATGTGGCAGGCCGGGCTCTATCGGCCCTGGCCGCTGGAGGTCACCCTGGAGGCTCTGGCCGCGGCCTGGCTGCGGGCCAGGCGCGCCGGGGCGTCTGTCATCCGCATGGGGCTCGCCCAGGAGCAGGGTCTGGAGGCGGCAGTGCTGGACGGCCCCCGCCATCCCGCCCTGGGGGCGCGCGTGCAGGCCCGCGCCTTGTTCCTGGCCGTGGAGCGGGCCTTGCGGGATGCGGGTTGCGGCGGCGAGGTTTTTGCGCTGGAAGCTCCCAAGGCCTGCCAGGGCTGTTTCTGGGGGCACAAGGGCGAGCTGCGTCCGGCCTGGGATGCCCTGGGGCTGCGCAGCCTGCGTTTTGCGCCCAGGGAGGGGCTGCTGCTGGAAGGCTTGCCGTAA
- the zraS gene encoding two-component system sensor histidine kinase ZraS, whose product MCSVKEPSPTAGGPGENPPAFARRGRAPVVLLLSAAAVVLTLMIGLLTFLSLERSEAGMARLLAEKGSSLIMAFENILRSGLRSEVGVRLQALLEEMADSPGIDFVAVTMPDGTIVAHSDRTRLGEILQADGAEMDVAHLRALHADGQARWRVMNLEGQRVFAVYRRFSPGLTNTADAQALPIIFLGLDISPFEMTRSQNRGYIAMLAAVTLLVGLACLLALYYAERARESRLGQRRAEGEVRRLEEEVRRKEKLAAIGNLAAGVAHEIRNPLSSIKGYATYFGQRFPAGSEDREAARVMVSEVDRLNRVIMDLIGLSRPSDVCPRPADLETVVEHVTQLIRQDAEKRGVKIVCRKAPRVPPALVDPERMGQALLNLCLNALDAMPGGGVLTLAVGRSRQRVCLMVRDTGKGIVPRQLPHIFDPYFTTKGQGTGLGLAMVHKIVEAHGGEISVSSRMALEGRRGETIFRIWLPCAPQEPPSFVERRRRRRI is encoded by the coding sequence ATGTGCAGCGTCAAAGAGCCCTCACCGACGGCAGGCGGCCCTGGCGAAAATCCCCCCGCCTTCGCGCGGCGCGGCCGCGCGCCCGTGGTGCTGTTGCTCAGCGCCGCCGCCGTGGTTTTGACCCTGATGATCGGCCTGCTGACCTTCCTTTCGCTGGAGCGCAGCGAGGCGGGCATGGCGCGTCTTCTGGCCGAGAAGGGTTCCTCCCTGATTATGGCTTTTGAGAATATACTGCGTTCGGGCCTGCGCAGCGAGGTGGGCGTGCGCCTGCAGGCCCTGCTGGAAGAAATGGCCGACAGCCCCGGCATTGACTTCGTAGCCGTGACCATGCCGGACGGCACCATTGTGGCCCACAGCGACAGAACCCGGCTGGGCGAAATTCTGCAGGCCGACGGGGCGGAGATGGACGTGGCGCATCTGCGCGCGCTCCACGCCGACGGCCAGGCCCGCTGGCGGGTCATGAACCTGGAGGGCCAGCGGGTTTTTGCGGTCTATCGGCGGTTTTCGCCGGGGCTGACGAATACGGCCGACGCGCAGGCCCTGCCCATCATTTTTCTGGGGCTGGACATTTCGCCCTTTGAAATGACCCGCAGCCAGAACCGGGGCTATATCGCCATGCTGGCGGCCGTTACGCTGCTGGTGGGGCTGGCCTGTCTGCTGGCCCTGTACTACGCCGAGCGGGCGCGGGAGTCGCGCCTGGGGCAGCGCCGGGCCGAAGGCGAGGTGCGGCGGCTGGAAGAAGAAGTCCGCCGTAAGGAAAAGCTGGCCGCCATAGGCAATCTGGCCGCGGGCGTGGCCCATGAGATCCGCAATCCTCTGAGCTCCATCAAAGGCTACGCCACCTATTTCGGCCAGCGCTTCCCTGCGGGCAGTGAGGACCGCGAGGCCGCCAGGGTGATGGTCAGCGAGGTGGACAGGCTCAATCGGGTCATCATGGACCTCATCGGCCTTTCCCGGCCCAGCGACGTCTGCCCCCGCCCCGCCGATCTGGAGACCGTGGTGGAGCACGTCACGCAGCTCATCCGGCAGGATGCGGAAAAACGCGGCGTGAAGATTGTCTGCCGTAAAGCCCCGCGCGTGCCCCCGGCTCTGGTGGACCCTGAGCGCATGGGCCAGGCCCTGCTCAACCTCTGCCTCAACGCGCTGGACGCCATGCCCGGGGGCGGCGTGCTTACCCTGGCCGTGGGCCGGAGCCGGCAGCGGGTCTGCCTTATGGTGCGGGATACGGGCAAGGGCATTGTGCCCCGGCAATTGCCGCATATTTTTGACCCTTACTTTACCACCAAGGGGCAGGGCACGGGCCTGGGGCTTGCCATGGTGCATAAGATTGTGGAGGCCCACGGCGGCGAGATCAGCGTGAGCTCGCGCATGGCGCTGGAAGGCAGGCGGGGGGAAACCATTTTCCGCATCTGGCTGCCCTGCGCGCCGCAGGAGCCGCCCTCCTTTGTGGAGCGCCGCCGCAGGCGGCGGATCTGA
- a CDS encoding sigma-54-dependent transcriptional regulator codes for MSNSILVVDDDQAHRGMLRTMLRSWGYAVSEAADGDAAVAQVRERAFDAVLTDVRMARLDGIHTLKSILEYNPALPVVLMTAYSSVETAVEALRLGAYDYLAKPLDFEALRHTLQQAIEHSRLSVENRELRRQLSDAAARPGILGRSPAMLAMQETIATVAPSEATVLITGESGTGKELVARALHSGSARADKPLVTVNCAALAENLLESELFGHEKGSFTGAERRREGRFVQANGGTLFLDEIGEMPLPLQAKLLRALQEGEVQRVGSDAPLTVDVRVLAATNRDLREEVARRRFREDLYFRLNVISLEVPPLRERGEDIPVLAAHFLERFAGRNRKSLRGFSPQAMDSLLRYSWPGNVRELENAVERAVILCNGDLVTRRELPAAVMEAAPAEEPSSAAVQGVLAGLPLDEVERRAIEETLRCAGDNKSEAARQLGITRATLHNKLRKYGLE; via the coding sequence TTGAGCAACAGCATTCTTGTGGTGGATGACGATCAGGCCCATCGGGGCATGCTCCGCACCATGCTCCGGTCCTGGGGCTACGCCGTAAGTGAGGCGGCGGACGGCGACGCGGCCGTGGCCCAGGTGCGGGAGCGGGCCTTTGACGCCGTGCTTACGGACGTGCGCATGGCCCGCCTGGACGGCATCCACACCCTGAAGTCCATTCTGGAGTACAATCCGGCCCTGCCGGTGGTGCTCATGACGGCCTATTCCTCCGTGGAAACCGCCGTGGAGGCCCTGCGCCTGGGGGCCTACGACTATCTGGCCAAACCCCTGGATTTTGAGGCCCTGCGGCATACCCTGCAGCAGGCCATTGAGCATTCCCGCCTGAGCGTGGAAAACCGCGAGCTGCGCCGTCAGCTGAGCGACGCCGCGGCCCGGCCCGGCATTCTGGGCCGCAGCCCGGCCATGCTGGCCATGCAGGAGACCATCGCCACAGTGGCCCCCTCCGAGGCCACCGTGCTCATCACCGGCGAATCGGGCACGGGCAAGGAGCTGGTGGCCCGCGCGCTGCACAGCGGCAGCGCCAGGGCGGACAAACCCCTGGTGACGGTAAACTGCGCGGCCCTGGCCGAAAACCTGCTGGAATCGGAGCTCTTCGGCCATGAAAAAGGCTCCTTTACCGGGGCGGAGCGCCGCCGCGAGGGGCGTTTTGTGCAGGCCAACGGGGGCACCCTGTTTCTGGACGAAATCGGCGAGATGCCCCTTCCTCTGCAGGCCAAGCTGCTGCGCGCCCTGCAGGAGGGCGAGGTGCAGCGGGTGGGCTCCGACGCGCCGCTCACCGTGGACGTGCGCGTGCTGGCCGCCACCAACCGCGACCTGCGGGAGGAGGTGGCCCGTCGGCGTTTCCGCGAGGATCTCTACTTCCGGCTCAACGTCATCAGTCTGGAGGTGCCCCCCCTGCGGGAGAGGGGCGAGGATATCCCCGTGCTGGCCGCCCATTTTCTGGAGCGCTTTGCCGGGCGCAACCGCAAGAGCCTCCGCGGCTTCTCCCCCCAGGCCATGGACAGCCTGCTGCGCTATTCCTGGCCCGGCAACGTGCGCGAGCTGGAAAACGCCGTGGAGCGCGCCGTCATCCTCTGCAACGGCGATCTGGTAACCCGGCGCGAGCTGCCCGCGGCCGTCATGGAGGCCGCCCCGGCGGAGGAGCCCTCTTCCGCCGCCGTCCAGGGCGTCCTGGCCGGGCTTCCCCTGGACGAGGTGGAGCGCCGGGCCATTGAAGAGACCCTGCGCTGCGCCGGAGACAACAAAAGCGAAGCCGCCCGGCAGCTGGGCATCACCCGCGCCACCCTGCACAACAAGCTGCGCAAATACGGCCTGGAATAA
- a CDS encoding HD domain-containing protein, protein MSEEKKAPPAPETAQWDRLADLCHELGMLRRTPRSGFAFLGSGGESVAEHSYRVSALGYVLARLAGADPARVTLLCLFHDLHEARTGDLNYVNHRYARIEPRRALEDCLAGTGLEEALLPLWDELEARRSPEAVLAHDADQLDLICSLKEEQDKGNAFAADWLESALRRLASSEARQLAKAVLRADHNRWWYGGVDKDWWVRRGR, encoded by the coding sequence ATGAGCGAAGAAAAAAAAGCCCCTCCGGCCCCGGAAACGGCGCAGTGGGACCGGCTGGCGGATCTGTGTCACGAACTGGGCATGCTGCGGCGCACGCCGCGATCGGGCTTCGCCTTTCTGGGCAGCGGCGGGGAGAGCGTGGCCGAGCATTCCTACCGGGTGAGCGCCCTGGGCTATGTGCTGGCGCGCCTGGCCGGGGCCGACCCCGCGCGGGTAACGCTGCTCTGCCTGTTCCACGATCTGCACGAGGCCCGCACGGGCGATCTTAATTATGTGAACCACCGCTATGCGCGGATTGAGCCGCGCCGTGCCCTGGAAGACTGCCTGGCGGGCACGGGCCTGGAAGAAGCCCTGCTGCCCCTCTGGGACGAGCTGGAGGCCCGGCGCAGCCCCGAAGCCGTGCTGGCCCATGATGCGGACCAGCTGGACCTTATCTGCAGCCTCAAAGAAGAGCAGGACAAAGGCAACGCCTTTGCGGCGGACTGGCTTGAAAGCGCCCTGCGGCGGCTTGCCAGCTCCGAGGCCCGGCAGCTGGCAAAAGCCGTGCTGCGCGCGGACCACAACCGCTGGTGGTACGGTGGGGTGGACAAGGATTGGTGGGTGCGGCGCGGGCGCTGA
- the argB gene encoding acetylglutamate kinase, which yields MHTASVVIKYGGHAMTQPDLQAAFAADLAQLAVQGMDFALVHGGGPQISALLDRLHIESRFVDGLRVTDPATLEAVEMVLCGQVNKAVVSELAAHGVRAVGVSGRDGGLMRARVRRPELGLVGTVEAVDPALVRCLLAGGFVPVVAPLANGPDGQALNINADTAAGALAGALKAEYFVLISDVPGVLDAQGRLIPSLNRREIEALQQAGVISGGMIPKVQACLDALDAGCQRALILDGRAPSSLRRYLLDDAPLGTVVA from the coding sequence ATGCACACAGCTTCAGTGGTCATCAAGTACGGCGGACACGCCATGACCCAGCCGGATCTGCAGGCGGCCTTTGCCGCAGACCTGGCGCAACTTGCCGTCCAGGGCATGGATTTTGCCCTGGTGCACGGCGGCGGCCCGCAGATTTCCGCCCTGCTGGACCGCCTGCACATAGAAAGCCGGTTTGTGGACGGCCTGCGCGTTACCGATCCCGCCACGCTGGAAGCGGTGGAAATGGTCCTCTGCGGGCAGGTGAACAAGGCTGTGGTCAGCGAGCTGGCGGCCCACGGTGTGCGCGCCGTGGGCGTTTCCGGCCGGGACGGCGGGCTCATGCGGGCGCGGGTGCGCCGGCCTGAACTGGGCCTGGTGGGCACGGTGGAGGCGGTGGATCCGGCCCTGGTGCGCTGCCTGCTGGCGGGCGGCTTTGTGCCTGTGGTGGCCCCCCTGGCCAACGGCCCCGATGGTCAGGCCCTGAACATCAATGCCGATACGGCGGCCGGCGCGCTGGCCGGCGCGCTCAAGGCGGAGTACTTTGTGCTGATTTCGGATGTGCCCGGCGTTCTGGACGCTCAGGGCCGCCTTATCCCCAGCCTGAACCGGCGGGAAATCGAGGCCCTGCAGCAGGCGGGCGTCATCAGCGGCGGCATGATCCCCAAGGTGCAGGCCTGCCTGGACGCCCTGGACGCCGGCTGCCAGCGCGCCCTCATCCTGGACGGCCGCGCGCCTTCCAGCCTGCGGCGCTACCTGCTGGACGACGCCCCCCTGGGCACGGTAGTGGCATAG
- a CDS encoding ATP-binding protein — protein sequence MAEDGGQGWQGDSAWMREALTAANVGLWVIELDTRTEALRLHADAVTQLLLGVEEGLAPEDCARFWLERVDSRYRASVEATLTDVRRDTRMHEVRYPYNHPRWGVVHVRCGGRRISADDDSLVRVTGYHQDMSELHSAHQALRESLLRLSLACRLGWLGVFEMRYARGRVECTGNDVFYEQFGLRENAGPDDRLAAITERILPEDRAAWRTLCNHDKWLPGRQTHLQLRVVHPRRGLCWFALVYEVTGGKGGPRVTGYVSDETEQRQNERVLREAKESAEAANAAKSIFLANMSHEIRTPMNGIMGMAHLVLNTELTPQQRDYVEKIHVTCDSLLHIINDLLDFSKIEANRLELEKQPFQPARELEAVMALLRPRATGGVSLESSLDPRLPAFLSGDALRLRQILLNLGGNAVKFSQQGTVRIVMEFLRQRDGLAWVACTVSDEGIGMSQEELSRIFTPFMQADTSITRRFGGTGLGLALCRRLADLMGGVISVQSELGKGSVFRVELPFGLCGEGAAQPAALEDDAGTAADLARLKGLCVLVAEDGDINREILEVLLSGMGATCLAAVNGQEAVDLWQTRHAGIDLILMDVQMPLMDGYTATRRIRESGLPRAEEVPIVALTAYAMRGDAERSRAAGMNAHLTKPLKVRDLTRALVRYAPPAPQPPHPAPAAAPEEGGQA from the coding sequence ATGGCCGAAGACGGCGGGCAGGGATGGCAGGGGGACAGCGCCTGGATGCGCGAGGCCCTTACGGCCGCCAATGTGGGATTGTGGGTTATTGAGCTCGATACCCGCACGGAAGCCCTGCGCCTGCACGCCGACGCCGTGACGCAGCTTCTGCTGGGCGTGGAGGAGGGCCTTGCCCCGGAAGACTGCGCCCGTTTCTGGCTGGAGCGGGTGGACAGCCGCTACCGGGCCTCCGTGGAGGCGACCCTGACCGACGTGCGGCGCGATACGCGCATGCACGAAGTCCGGTATCCCTACAACCACCCCCGCTGGGGCGTGGTGCATGTGCGCTGCGGCGGAAGGCGCATTTCCGCGGACGACGATTCTCTGGTGCGCGTTACCGGCTACCACCAGGATATGAGCGAGCTGCATTCCGCGCACCAGGCCCTGCGCGAAAGCCTGCTGCGGCTTTCTCTGGCCTGCCGGCTGGGCTGGCTGGGGGTGTTTGAAATGCGCTACGCCCGCGGCCGGGTGGAATGCACGGGTAACGACGTCTTTTACGAGCAGTTCGGCCTGCGTGAAAACGCCGGGCCCGACGATCGCCTGGCCGCCATTACCGAACGCATCCTGCCGGAAGACAGGGCCGCCTGGCGCACGCTCTGCAACCACGACAAATGGCTGCCCGGCCGCCAGACGCATCTGCAGCTGCGGGTGGTGCACCCCCGCCGGGGCCTGTGCTGGTTCGCCCTGGTCTATGAAGTGACGGGCGGCAAGGGCGGCCCCCGCGTTACCGGCTATGTGAGCGACGAAACCGAGCAGCGCCAGAACGAAAGGGTGCTCCGCGAGGCCAAGGAAAGCGCCGAGGCCGCCAACGCCGCCAAGAGCATCTTTCTTGCCAACATGAGCCACGAAATCCGCACCCCCATGAACGGCATCATGGGCATGGCGCACCTGGTGCTCAATACAGAGCTTACCCCCCAGCAGCGCGATTATGTGGAAAAAATCCACGTTACCTGCGATTCCCTGCTGCACATCATCAACGATCTGCTGGATTTTTCAAAAATTGAAGCCAACCGGCTGGAGCTGGAAAAGCAGCCCTTCCAGCCCGCGCGTGAGCTGGAGGCCGTTATGGCCCTGCTGCGGCCGCGCGCCACGGGCGGCGTAAGCCTGGAAAGCAGCCTGGATCCGCGCCTGCCCGCCTTCCTCTCCGGCGACGCCCTGCGCCTCCGTCAAATCCTGCTCAACCTGGGCGGCAATGCCGTCAAGTTTTCCCAGCAGGGCACGGTGCGCATTGTCATGGAATTTTTGCGGCAGCGGGACGGCCTGGCCTGGGTGGCCTGCACCGTGAGCGACGAGGGCATCGGCATGAGCCAGGAGGAACTCTCCCGCATTTTTACGCCCTTTATGCAGGCGGATACCTCCATTACCCGCCGCTTCGGCGGCACGGGCCTGGGCCTGGCCCTCTGCCGCCGCCTTGCGGACCTTATGGGCGGCGTCATCAGCGTGCAGAGCGAGCTGGGCAAGGGCAGCGTCTTCCGGGTGGAGCTGCCCTTCGGCCTGTGCGGCGAGGGCGCGGCACAGCCCGCGGCCCTGGAGGACGACGCCGGAACCGCAGCGGACCTCGCGCGCCTCAAGGGCCTTTGCGTCCTGGTGGCCGAAGACGGCGACATCAACCGGGAAATTCTGGAGGTGCTGCTCTCCGGCATGGGCGCAACCTGCCTTGCGGCGGTCAACGGCCAGGAAGCCGTGGACCTGTGGCAGACCCGGCATGCGGGCATCGACCTTATCCTTATGGACGTGCAGATGCCCCTTATGGACGGCTACACGGCCACCAGGCGCATTCGTGAAAGCGGCCTGCCCCGCGCCGAGGAAGTGCCCATAGTGGCCCTGACGGCCTACGCCATGCGCGGCGACGCGGAACGCAGCCGGGCGGCGGGCATGAACGCCCACCTCACCAAGCCCCTCAAAGTGCGCGACCTGACCCGCGCCCTGGTCCGTTATGCGCCGCCCGCCCCCCAGCCGCCGCACCCGGCCCCCGCCGCCGCCCCGGAAGAAGGCGGCCAGGCTTGA